From Rhodococcus antarcticus, the proteins below share one genomic window:
- a CDS encoding TetR/AcrR family transcriptional regulator — MGRAVTDVKRQYDGAARRARAERVRAALIEAARDLLLGEGYAALTIPKVAVACGVSAESVYKRFRGRPGLLRAVVEQALGGSGPVAAETRSDALDAEDLPELLQGWGRLATEVAPRVAPILLLVRVAAEHDPELADLARELDDTRRARMADNARRLADAGHLPPGLTLGRATDVLWTYSSPEVYDLLVVRSGWNLEQYAAFVTAGLAAHLGT, encoded by the coding sequence ATGGGACGTGCAGTGACGGACGTCAAGAGGCAGTACGACGGGGCTGCCCGTCGAGCACGGGCCGAGCGGGTGCGGGCGGCGTTGATCGAGGCGGCCCGCGACCTGTTGCTGGGCGAGGGGTACGCAGCCCTGACCATCCCGAAGGTCGCGGTGGCCTGCGGGGTCTCTGCGGAGTCGGTCTACAAGCGCTTCCGGGGCAGGCCGGGCCTGCTCCGCGCTGTGGTGGAGCAGGCGCTGGGAGGTTCCGGCCCGGTCGCCGCCGAGACCCGCTCCGACGCCCTGGACGCCGAGGACCTCCCGGAGCTGCTGCAGGGCTGGGGCCGGCTGGCCACCGAGGTCGCACCGCGGGTGGCCCCGATCCTGCTCCTCGTCCGGGTCGCGGCCGAACACGACCCGGAGCTCGCGGACCTCGCACGGGAGCTCGATGACACGCGGCGGGCCCGGATGGCGGACAACGCGCGCCGCCTCGCCGATGCCGGGCACCTCCCGCCCGGCCTGACCCTCGGGCGGGCCACGGACGTCCTGTGGACCTACAGCTCGCCCGAGGTGTACGACCTGCTCGTGGTGCGCAGCGGGTGGAACCTCGAGCAGTACGCCGCCTTCGTCACAGCCGGACTGGCCGCCCACCTCGGCACCTGA
- a CDS encoding ice-binding family protein, producing the protein MAVSGLGVALSSALLVVGLASGAGEAFAAQPTVGLLTAKSFAVLAGSTVTNTGPTKVSGDLGVYPGAAVTGSPEVSNGSIHAADDVARQAQIDLTIGYNDAAGRAPTETLSSAELGGRTLAPGVYKESSALGLTGTVTLDGENNPDAVFIFQVGSTLITGSSSNVALVRGAQACNVFWQVGSSATLGTSTTFVGSVLALTSISLKTGATVQGRVLARNGAVTLDTNTITRPTCETQSTTTTAGATTTTAGATTTTAGATTTTAGATTTTAGATTTTAGATTTTAGATTTTAGATTTTAGATTTTAGATTTTATAPPVVGGTGGAGAGGGTGTGAPVGGGGAPAGAGGTAGSGDTAGTGGAGAGAGSGDTAGTGGAGAGAGSGDTAGTGGAGAGAGGAGAGDTAGAGVAGTGAASAGVLGARVSRGSVVAGSAEVAGAAGGSSGVAGARTARAVVPLGHPETGAGGAANRTNTMLVELGLVMLAGSVLAMGLAVRQRREVLAAEDGVGAHRARP; encoded by the coding sequence ATGGCGGTCTCCGGGCTGGGGGTGGCGCTGTCCAGCGCCCTGCTGGTCGTGGGCCTGGCCTCAGGAGCCGGCGAGGCGTTCGCGGCGCAGCCCACCGTGGGTCTGCTGACCGCGAAATCGTTCGCGGTCCTCGCCGGGTCCACCGTGACCAACACAGGCCCGACGAAGGTCTCGGGCGATCTGGGTGTGTACCCCGGGGCTGCGGTCACCGGTTCCCCTGAGGTGTCCAACGGTTCGATCCACGCGGCTGACGACGTCGCAAGGCAGGCCCAGATCGACCTGACCATCGGCTACAACGACGCCGCCGGGCGCGCCCCAACCGAAACATTGTCGTCGGCAGAGTTGGGAGGGCGGACCCTCGCGCCCGGGGTCTACAAGGAGTCCTCCGCGCTGGGCCTGACCGGCACCGTCACCCTCGACGGGGAGAACAACCCCGATGCGGTGTTCATCTTCCAGGTGGGCTCCACCCTGATCACCGGGTCCAGCAGCAACGTCGCCCTCGTCAGGGGGGCCCAGGCGTGCAACGTGTTCTGGCAGGTCGGCAGCTCCGCCACCCTCGGCACCAGCACCACCTTCGTCGGCTCCGTCCTCGCCCTGACCAGCATCTCCCTCAAAACCGGGGCCACCGTGCAGGGCCGGGTGCTGGCCCGCAACGGGGCCGTCACCCTGGACACCAACACCATCACCCGACCCACCTGCGAGACACAGTCCACGACGACCACCGCAGGCGCCACCACCACCACCGCGGGCGCCACCACCACCACCGCGGGCGCCACCACCACCACCGCGGGCGCCACCACCACCACCGCGGGCGCCACGACGACCACCGCGGGCGCCACCACCACCACCGCGGGTGCCACCACCACCACAGCAGGCGCCACCACCACCACAGCAGGCGCCACCACCACCACAGCAGGCGCCACCACCACCACCGCGACGGCGCCCCCGGTGGTGGGCGGTACGGGCGGTGCCGGTGCGGGCGGTGGCACGGGTACCGGGGCCCCCGTCGGTGGCGGGGGCGCACCGGCGGGCGCAGGTGGCACTGCCGGGTCCGGTGATACCGCCGGGACCGGTGGGGCCGGGGCAGGGGCCGGGTCCGGTGATACCGCCGGGACCGGTGGGGCCGGGGCAGGGGCCGGGTCCGGTGATACCGCCGGGACCGGTGGCGCCGGGGCTGGGGCCGGTGGCGCTGGGGCCGGTGATACCGCTGGGGCCGGTGTCGCTGGCACTGGGGCTGCCAGTGCTGGTGTGCTGGGTGCAAGGGTCAGCCGCGGCAGCGTTGTTGCGGGCTCCGCCGAGGTGGCGGGGGCTGCTGGTGGCAGCTCGGGGGTCGCGGGTGCGCGGACGGCCCGCGCCGTGGTGCCGCTGGGTCACCCGGAGACGGGTGCCGGCGGGGCAGCGAACCGCACCAACACGATGTTGGTCGAGCTGGGCCTGGTGATGTTGGCGGGTTCGGTCCTCGCGATGGGGCTGGCCGTGCGCCAGCGCCGTGAGGTGCTCGCCGCCGAGGACGGGGTGGGCGCGCACCGGGCTCGGCCGTGA
- a CDS encoding protein kinase domain-containing protein has product MWGDDEVDAFAAALQRSGEMVSVDGVDTAPRAVRSTGGVPVVTDGPYLDAEENVGSFSVLDPVDEARALEVVQDYPCLRLFHGGGLEVWPLAGSGRVGSFCSAGPSWGTITRRGHGGHRFDGPPRSPSSSGSGGRHGCGTAPEPVQTTRGVVDVSEPGGTPVGVGTLVGARYRLEERIGGGAMGTVWTATDERLKRVVAVKQVLTPPGATAEQVVEQRELALREGRIAARVNNVHAIAVYDVAVDAGEPWLVMEHLPSSDLAAVIAAEMVLPVTQAAQIGAQVADAMVDVHAAGILHRDIKPANVLVGEGGDGDGIVKLTDFGIAHADGDPRLTDDGTLTGTPAYFAPEVARGAPSTTASDVFSLGATLFACLEGAPPFGRDDDHYVMLRRVAAGVTDPMTRAGAAEPLLARMLAPDPADRPTMAQVRDELAGLAAGRPDAVPEVLAARTRLVPLSHVAAGLGAAAAVGAAVGAASSVGSASSTIAAAGADAAVVGGADAAVVGGADAAVVGGADAAVVGGADAAAAPAAAAAAAPEVAPAGAATTALTTTTAAKAGGFAVLLSKPVLIAASVGAVVLAGGGAVAVLSGSSGTAPSAAAPTSSTQPAPTSSVVTTPAGAEQAVRALLARLPTDPAGALTSAGPSLQGVGPATVAAYFQKGTSWEVVNLSVQDGGTVTTELLTTLRDGSTTTRQVVFTVTTTAAPTAGAATGTVSTPPSPTPGTASVRPGQSPPAGTPTPAALVVDSTQLAALLTAGPPTTAPSSSSTAAPPATGAATGTAPGSASPSPAITPTTIPSSAPAPSTQTATTTPAATTQP; this is encoded by the coding sequence GTGTGGGGCGACGACGAGGTGGATGCCTTCGCCGCGGCGTTGCAGCGATCGGGGGAGATGGTGTCCGTCGACGGGGTCGACACCGCGCCCCGGGCGGTGCGCAGCACGGGCGGCGTCCCGGTCGTCACGGACGGGCCGTACCTCGACGCCGAGGAGAACGTCGGCTCCTTCTCCGTCCTCGACCCGGTGGACGAGGCGCGGGCGCTGGAGGTCGTCCAGGACTACCCGTGCCTGCGGCTGTTCCACGGCGGTGGCCTCGAGGTCTGGCCGCTGGCGGGGTCGGGCCGGGTCGGATCGTTCTGCTCGGCCGGGCCATCGTGGGGCACGATCACGCGGCGGGGTCACGGTGGTCACCGGTTCGACGGACCCCCCAGGTCTCCGTCCTCCAGCGGGAGCGGTGGACGTCACGGGTGCGGGACGGCTCCGGAGCCGGTGCAGACGACACGAGGAGTGGTTGACGTGAGCGAACCGGGCGGGACCCCCGTGGGGGTCGGGACGCTGGTCGGTGCCCGCTACCGCCTCGAGGAGAGGATCGGTGGCGGTGCGATGGGCACCGTGTGGACGGCCACGGACGAACGGCTGAAGCGGGTGGTCGCAGTCAAGCAGGTGCTGACACCGCCGGGGGCCACCGCGGAGCAGGTCGTGGAGCAGCGCGAGCTCGCCCTGAGGGAGGGTCGCATCGCCGCACGCGTGAACAACGTGCACGCCATCGCCGTCTACGACGTCGCGGTGGATGCCGGGGAGCCGTGGCTGGTGATGGAGCACCTGCCCTCGAGCGACCTGGCTGCGGTGATCGCCGCCGAGATGGTCCTGCCCGTCACCCAGGCCGCACAGATCGGTGCCCAGGTCGCCGACGCCATGGTCGACGTCCACGCCGCCGGGATCCTGCACCGCGACATCAAGCCGGCCAACGTGCTCGTCGGAGAGGGCGGCGACGGCGACGGGATCGTCAAGCTCACCGACTTCGGCATCGCCCACGCCGACGGCGACCCGCGCCTCACCGACGACGGCACGCTCACCGGGACCCCCGCCTACTTCGCCCCCGAGGTCGCCCGCGGAGCGCCCTCCACCACCGCCAGCGACGTGTTCTCCCTCGGCGCCACCCTGTTCGCCTGCCTGGAGGGTGCACCACCGTTCGGGCGCGACGACGACCACTACGTGATGCTGCGCCGGGTGGCCGCCGGTGTCACCGACCCGATGACCCGCGCAGGGGCCGCCGAGCCGCTCCTGGCCCGCATGCTCGCTCCCGACCCCGCCGACCGCCCCACGATGGCCCAGGTGCGCGACGAGCTCGCCGGGCTCGCCGCCGGGCGCCCCGACGCCGTGCCCGAGGTGCTCGCCGCCCGCACCAGGCTGGTTCCCCTGAGCCACGTCGCCGCCGGTCTCGGCGCCGCGGCCGCCGTCGGCGCCGCTGTCGGGGCCGCGTCGTCGGTGGGGTCCGCCAGCAGCACCATCGCCGCCGCCGGGGCGGACGCGGCAGTAGTCGGTGGGGCGGACGCGGCAGTGGTCGGTGGGGCCGACGCGGCAGTGGTCGGTGGGGCCGACGCGGCAGTGGTCGGTGGGGCCGACGCTGCTGCTGCCCCCGCCGCGGCCGCGGCTGCCGCACCCGAGGTGGCACCTGCCGGTGCTGCCACCACCGCGCTGACCACCACCACCGCCGCGAAGGCCGGGGGTTTCGCGGTGCTGCTGTCCAAGCCGGTGCTCATCGCGGCGAGCGTCGGCGCGGTGGTCCTGGCCGGCGGTGGGGCCGTCGCGGTGCTCAGTGGCTCCTCGGGCACCGCACCGTCCGCGGCGGCCCCGACCAGCTCCACGCAGCCGGCCCCGACCTCGTCCGTCGTGACGACCCCGGCCGGTGCCGAACAGGCAGTGCGCGCCCTGCTGGCACGCCTGCCCACCGACCCCGCCGGAGCACTCACCTCCGCCGGACCCTCGCTGCAGGGGGTCGGACCCGCCACGGTCGCCGCCTACTTCCAGAAGGGCACCTCCTGGGAGGTCGTGAACCTCAGCGTGCAGGACGGGGGCACCGTCACCACCGAGCTGCTCACCACCCTGCGCGACGGGTCCACCACGACCAGGCAGGTGGTGTTCACGGTGACCACGACCGCCGCCCCGACGGCCGGTGCGGCCACCGGCACCGTCTCCACCCCGCCGTCACCAACACCAGGAACCGCCTCCGTTCGACCCGGTCAAAGTCCACCCGCGGGCACCCCCACCCCCGCCGCACTCGTCGTCGACTCCACCCAGCTCGCCGCCCTGCTGACCGCCGGACCCCCCACGACAGCGCCATCCAGCTCGAGCACCGCCGCACCACCAGCCACGGGAGCCGCCACCGGCACTGCTCCCGGCTCGGCGAGCCCGAGCCCTGCGATCACGCCGACGACCATCCCCAGCTCGGCTCCAGCACCGTCCACCCAGACCGCGACGACCACGCCCGCCGCCACGACGCAGCCATAG
- a CDS encoding BTAD domain-containing putative transcriptional regulator, with protein MSGATVSFRVLGPLEVTAGGADLSLGGPKPRAVLGALVLQRGVVVSVERLVTAAWGHQAPPDAVGSLRAYVSRLRSTLDSDAACGPRYRAPGYVLEVQDDQLDSAQFTSLVGQARTLASIGDHAAALRSWDGALGLWRGEALAEFDPLLVDPGAELARLSELRLVATEERAESLLRLGRSRAAVVELEALLRRCPGRETVAVLLMRALYACGRQGDALATYAGLRLHLVSELGVEPCAPTRAVHRQLLNHDPDLVPERAWAGSILPRRGADLVGRAADFSGVAAALCRGRLVTITGVGGVGKSRLAVEVARRERPRFADGVWLCELASLTTGVGVSLAVAAELGVHPRAGLTVEAALAEYLSDRQVLLVLDNCEHVLAETAALLELLMSRCGRAVFLTTSREALSVGGEQLWPLVPLDAQDAAALFVQRARASRPQLLLDPRSMVAVTGICRRLDGLPLAIELAAARMPVMSAEEVLDRLGDAGLLTEVSRTRERRHQSLATTIDWSYQLLDAAERRLFVGMSVFAGGADLAAVHAVCGEAGSTVLECLDLVTALVSKSMVVARTGPGPTRFRVLETLRSYGIDRRTADDDLAHRHALYFVNLAEAAAGGVQGRDEAAWIERTLPDGDNFRVAFEHAVAGDVDLALRLVSSLAEVSQLRLGFESAGWAERAVSLAPADHPLFVAASGAAARGAWNVGDFDRARTLALRAAGRDPARGSARTAYPADVLADIALYQGEVDQALAHYAASVEVARGDGDPIRLVWTLYYVAVCQAVRREPTRGLAAAQECLSVADGTGNPTARSMARYALGLVLKKSQPLQALTLLDEAAGLAASVHNRWWQGVALMEAAATRAVRGDPLLAAHDFLEVLDHWQRVGDLTQQWLNLRYVTRLLVRLGAREEALVLHHCITAAGKSSPLDATSADRLLASGSPSVVAAAHGRALRVTDAVAYARDSLVRAV; from the coding sequence GTGAGCGGGGCCACCGTCAGCTTCCGCGTGCTGGGGCCGCTGGAGGTCACGGCCGGGGGGGCGGACCTCTCCCTGGGTGGCCCGAAGCCGCGCGCCGTGCTGGGCGCACTGGTGTTGCAGCGGGGTGTCGTGGTCTCGGTGGAACGGCTGGTGACGGCGGCCTGGGGTCATCAGGCCCCGCCTGACGCGGTGGGGTCCTTGCGGGCGTACGTCTCGCGACTGCGCTCGACGCTGGACAGCGACGCGGCCTGCGGGCCGCGGTACCGGGCGCCGGGGTACGTGCTGGAGGTGCAGGACGACCAGCTCGACTCCGCACAGTTCACGAGCCTGGTGGGACAGGCGCGCACCCTGGCCTCGATCGGGGACCACGCTGCCGCCCTGCGCAGCTGGGACGGGGCCCTGGGTCTGTGGCGGGGGGAGGCACTGGCGGAGTTCGACCCCCTGCTGGTGGACCCCGGTGCGGAGCTGGCCCGGCTGAGCGAGCTGCGGCTCGTCGCGACCGAGGAACGCGCTGAGTCCCTGCTGCGTCTGGGCCGGTCCCGGGCGGCCGTCGTGGAGCTCGAGGCGCTGCTGCGGCGCTGCCCGGGACGCGAGACCGTGGCGGTGCTGCTGATGCGGGCTCTCTACGCGTGCGGACGCCAGGGCGATGCGCTGGCCACCTACGCCGGGTTGCGGCTCCACCTGGTGTCCGAGCTCGGGGTCGAACCCTGCGCGCCGACCCGAGCGGTCCATCGCCAGCTGCTCAACCACGACCCGGACCTGGTTCCGGAACGAGCCTGGGCGGGGTCGATCCTCCCCCGGCGCGGGGCTGACCTCGTGGGCCGCGCGGCGGACTTCTCCGGGGTTGCCGCGGCGCTGTGTCGAGGTCGCCTGGTCACCATCACGGGGGTCGGCGGGGTCGGGAAGTCGAGGCTGGCGGTGGAGGTGGCCCGCCGGGAACGTCCCCGGTTCGCTGACGGGGTGTGGTTGTGCGAGCTGGCGTCCCTCACGACTGGTGTTGGTGTGAGCCTGGCGGTGGCCGCCGAGCTCGGGGTGCACCCGCGGGCCGGCCTCACCGTGGAGGCGGCGCTGGCCGAGTACCTGTCCGACCGGCAGGTGCTGCTGGTCCTGGACAACTGCGAGCACGTGCTGGCCGAGACGGCTGCGCTGCTCGAGCTGCTCATGTCGAGGTGCGGTCGAGCAGTGTTTCTCACGACCAGCCGGGAGGCACTGTCGGTGGGCGGGGAGCAGCTCTGGCCGTTGGTGCCGCTGGACGCGCAGGATGCGGCGGCCCTGTTCGTCCAGCGAGCCCGGGCGAGCCGCCCGCAGCTCCTTCTCGACCCGCGGTCCATGGTGGCGGTGACCGGGATCTGTCGACGCCTCGACGGGCTCCCGCTGGCCATCGAGCTGGCCGCGGCGCGGATGCCGGTGATGAGCGCCGAGGAGGTCCTGGACCGGCTCGGCGACGCGGGGCTGCTCACCGAGGTGTCCAGGACCAGGGAGCGCCGCCACCAGAGCCTCGCGACCACCATCGACTGGTCCTACCAGCTGTTGGACGCGGCGGAACGACGGTTGTTCGTCGGGATGTCGGTCTTCGCCGGGGGCGCCGATCTCGCCGCGGTGCACGCGGTGTGCGGGGAGGCCGGGTCCACCGTGCTGGAGTGCCTCGACCTCGTCACGGCCCTGGTCAGCAAGTCGATGGTCGTGGCCCGGACGGGGCCGGGTCCGACCCGCTTCCGAGTCCTGGAGACGCTGCGGTCCTACGGCATCGACCGGCGGACAGCAGATGACGATCTCGCGCACCGGCACGCGCTGTACTTCGTGAACTTGGCCGAGGCCGCCGCCGGTGGGGTGCAAGGTCGTGACGAGGCCGCGTGGATCGAGCGCACCCTGCCCGACGGGGACAACTTCCGGGTCGCCTTCGAGCACGCGGTCGCCGGCGACGTGGACCTGGCGCTGCGTCTGGTCAGCTCTCTCGCCGAGGTGTCTCAGCTGAGGCTGGGGTTCGAGTCGGCAGGGTGGGCTGAGCGTGCCGTCAGCCTCGCCCCGGCCGACCACCCGTTGTTCGTGGCGGCGTCGGGCGCGGCGGCACGTGGTGCATGGAACGTCGGGGACTTCGACCGGGCCCGAACCCTCGCCCTCCGCGCTGCCGGGCGAGACCCGGCCCGGGGCTCCGCACGGACCGCGTATCCCGCAGACGTGCTGGCCGACATCGCCCTGTACCAGGGAGAGGTCGACCAGGCCCTCGCGCACTACGCGGCGTCGGTGGAGGTCGCACGGGGCGATGGCGATCCCATCCGGCTCGTCTGGACCCTGTACTACGTCGCGGTGTGCCAGGCCGTCCGCCGCGAGCCGACGCGCGGGCTCGCGGCGGCCCAGGAGTGCCTCTCGGTCGCCGACGGCACCGGCAACCCCACGGCCCGCTCCATGGCCCGCTACGCCCTCGGACTCGTTCTCAAGAAGTCCCAACCGCTGCAGGCACTGACCCTGCTCGACGAAGCGGCCGGGCTCGCGGCGTCGGTGCACAACCGGTGGTGGCAGGGCGTCGCTCTGATGGAGGCGGCCGCGACCCGCGCGGTACGGGGAGATCCTCTCCTCGCCGCCCACGACTTCCTCGAGGTGCTCGATCACTGGCAGCGGGTGGGGGATCTGACGCAGCAGTGGCTGAACCTGCGTTACGTCACCCGGCTTCTCGTCCGTCTGGGCGCGCGGGAGGAAGCCCTCGTGCTGCACCACTGCATCACCGCGGCGGGCAAGTCCTCGCCGTTGGACGCCACGAGCGCAGACCGGCTCCTCGCCTCCGGTAGTCCATCGGTGGTCGCGGCAGCCCACGGCCGGGCTCTGCGCGTCACCGACGCGGTGGCCTACGCCAGGGACTCCCTCGTGCGCGCCGTCTGA
- a CDS encoding class F sortase gives MTGVVLLLAATACLTVGLRGGDAALAAVTATTSGQVTGPQVLTPAATPPSGDAAASAVGATGAGAPGGDAAVPVTLRIPAIGVATSLGRLGLNPDRTVEVPTDFAQAGWYGLGPVPGQLGSAVILGHVDSYQGPAVFYRLGSLRPGDQVEVVLDDSTVAHFGVTSVTTYPKSEFPAQLVYTPHGGSALNLVTCGGEFDTRTRSYLSNVVVTTTLTGLTTRP, from the coding sequence GTGACCGGTGTGGTGCTGCTGCTCGCCGCAACGGCGTGTCTGACGGTGGGGCTGCGCGGTGGTGACGCCGCCCTGGCCGCCGTCACCGCCACGACCTCGGGGCAGGTCACCGGCCCGCAGGTCCTCACACCAGCAGCGACGCCACCGTCGGGAGACGCGGCCGCGAGCGCGGTGGGCGCGACGGGTGCCGGGGCTCCGGGGGGGGACGCAGCGGTCCCGGTGACGCTGCGGATCCCAGCGATCGGGGTGGCCACGTCCTTGGGTCGCTTGGGGTTGAACCCCGACCGCACGGTGGAGGTTCCGACCGACTTCGCCCAGGCCGGGTGGTACGGGCTGGGCCCGGTCCCGGGACAGCTGGGGTCCGCGGTCATCCTCGGCCACGTCGACTCCTACCAAGGCCCGGCGGTGTTCTACCGGCTCGGCTCCCTGCGCCCTGGTGACCAGGTCGAGGTCGTCCTGGACGACAGCACGGTCGCCCACTTCGGGGTCACGTCCGTGACGACCTACCCGAAGAGCGAGTTCCCGGCCCAGCTCGTCTACACCCCCCACGGGGGCAGTGCCCTGAACCTGGTCACCTGTGGCGGCGAGTTCGACACCCGCACCCGCAGCTACCTCTCCAACGTCGTCGTCACCACCACCCTCACCGGCCTGACCACCCGCCCCTGA
- a CDS encoding CAP domain-containing protein: MVSLVGLAAVACAPAGTPAATGARDAAVTAVTAPSTTAPTAAAPGPSAPTTATPLVAPETSAPPTATPLVAPGPTPPVAAAAIPSAPSAPASTPPAPMAVVLPAAAPAVTASPGDGVQAQAARALFDATNSFRQQNGVPAVVWSDALQRSAHQHNLAMAAANQMTHQAPGEASFDTRISDQGVPWLSVGENVGFNTDRTVAGALALHTTMINEVAPNDDHKVNKLDPLFTTLGVDVYLDAATGKLWFTEDYAQI, encoded by the coding sequence ATGGTCAGCCTGGTGGGCCTCGCCGCGGTGGCCTGCGCCCCCGCGGGCACTCCCGCCGCCACCGGCGCACGCGATGCCGCGGTCACCGCCGTGACAGCGCCCAGCACCACCGCGCCCACCGCCGCAGCTCCCGGTCCCAGCGCCCCGACGACGGCCACACCCCTCGTCGCGCCGGAGACCAGCGCCCCGCCGACGGCCACACCCCTCGTCGCACCCGGGCCCACCCCGCCAGTGGCTGCCGCGGCCATCCCCTCAGCCCCCTCAGCCCCCGCCAGCACTCCACCGGCACCGATGGCGGTGGTGCTCCCCGCGGCTGCTCCCGCCGTCACCGCCTCGCCGGGTGACGGCGTCCAGGCGCAGGCCGCCCGCGCACTGTTCGACGCCACCAACAGCTTCCGCCAGCAGAACGGGGTACCCGCCGTGGTCTGGAGCGACGCCCTGCAACGCTCCGCCCACCAGCACAACCTCGCCATGGCCGCGGCCAACCAGATGACGCACCAGGCGCCCGGTGAAGCGAGCTTCGACACCCGCATCAGCGACCAGGGGGTGCCCTGGCTCTCGGTCGGGGAGAACGTCGGGTTCAACACCGATCGAACGGTGGCCGGTGCCCTGGCCCTGCACACCACGATGATCAACGAGGTCGCCCCGAACGACGACCACAAGGTCAACAAGCTCGACCCCTTGTTCACGACCCTCGGCGTTGACGTCTACCTCGACGCCGCGACCGGCAAGCTGTGGTTCACCGAGGACTACGCCCAGATCTAG
- a CDS encoding SDR family oxidoreductase, which produces MIVVAGGSGLLGHHVVANLLAQGETVRVLVRDTTRARALFGDTVEVVGVDVRRGEGLDELTAGASVVVSAVHGFLGGRGAGPVEVDERGNAHLVDAATANGVGVVLVSVLGASADSPLDLFRAKHSAEQHLRGSGTPWTIVRASAFLETWLDILTRTAHTSGRPLIFGRGQQPIPFVSALDVAAAISRAATDTTLRGHVLEIAGEPMTMTELARALQAAQGWHGTPRHLPRLLLRSLAVLARPISPALARQNRTALAMDAGILTGPAPTPGPLGPPRQTLPAVLARLAS; this is translated from the coding sequence GTGATCGTCGTGGCGGGTGGCAGCGGCCTGCTGGGTCACCACGTCGTCGCCAACCTCCTCGCCCAGGGTGAGACGGTGCGGGTCCTGGTCCGCGACACCACCCGGGCACGAGCACTGTTCGGCGACACCGTCGAGGTGGTCGGTGTCGACGTCCGTCGCGGGGAGGGCCTCGACGAGCTCACGGCAGGTGCATCCGTCGTCGTCTCGGCAGTGCACGGCTTCCTCGGCGGTCGCGGCGCCGGACCGGTCGAGGTCGACGAGCGGGGCAACGCCCACCTCGTCGACGCCGCGACCGCAAACGGCGTCGGCGTCGTCCTCGTGTCAGTTCTCGGTGCCTCGGCAGACAGCCCGCTCGACCTCTTCCGCGCCAAGCACAGTGCCGAGCAGCACCTGCGCGGCAGCGGGACACCGTGGACGATCGTGCGCGCGTCGGCGTTCCTCGAGACCTGGCTGGACATCCTCACCAGGACAGCCCACACGTCAGGCCGACCCCTGATCTTCGGCCGCGGACAGCAACCGATCCCCTTCGTCTCCGCTCTCGACGTCGCCGCAGCGATCAGCCGCGCAGCCACCGACACGACCCTTCGCGGGCACGTCCTGGAGATCGCGGGTGAGCCGATGACCATGACCGAGCTGGCCCGAGCCCTGCAGGCCGCGCAGGGCTGGCACGGCACACCCCGCCACCTGCCACGACTGCTGCTGCGGTCCCTGGCTGTGCTCGCCCGCCCGATCAGCCCCGCCCTCGCCCGCCAGAACAGGACCGCACTCGCCATGGACGCGGGGATCCTCACCGGACCGGCCCCCACCCCCGGCCCACTCGGTCCACCGCGGCAGACCCTGCCCGCCGTGCTCGCCCGACTCGCGAGCTGA
- a CDS encoding tautomerase family protein — MPFINVKIIEGVFDSDQKQQIVRTLTDALVSIEGENMRGVTWCVVEEVASGDWGIGGQPLTTADVKALAAGVGVG; from the coding sequence ATGCCCTTCATCAACGTCAAGATCATCGAGGGGGTCTTCGACTCCGACCAGAAGCAGCAGATCGTGCGCACCCTGACCGACGCCCTGGTCAGCATCGAGGGCGAGAACATGCGCGGCGTGACCTGGTGCGTGGTCGAGGAGGTGGCCAGCGGAGACTGGGGGATCGGTGGCCAACCGCTCACCACGGCCGACGTCAAGGCGCTGGCCGCCGGGGTGGGAGTCGGGTGA
- a CDS encoding nuclear transport factor 2 family protein, producing the protein MPSDSLPFLLRLQQATNDHDLDALVDCFDPEYRNDAPAHPSRAFEGTDQVRSNWQQIFTFVPDVQARVLSHVVDGSDVWSEWEMSGTRADGTPHLMRGVIVFGVRGDRALSARFYLEPVDEARTTADDAVRAQVRAGTSP; encoded by the coding sequence ATGCCCAGCGACTCGCTTCCATTTCTCCTGCGACTGCAGCAGGCCACGAACGACCACGACCTCGACGCTCTTGTCGACTGCTTCGACCCCGAGTACCGCAACGACGCGCCCGCCCATCCCAGCCGCGCGTTCGAGGGCACCGACCAGGTCCGCAGCAACTGGCAGCAGATCTTCACGTTCGTTCCCGACGTCCAGGCCCGCGTCCTGAGCCACGTCGTCGACGGGTCCGACGTGTGGTCGGAGTGGGAGATGAGCGGCACCCGCGCGGACGGCACCCCGCACCTCATGCGCGGGGTCATCGTCTTCGGTGTTCGGGGCGACCGAGCCCTCTCGGCCCGCTTCTACCTCGAACCGGTCGACGAGGCCCGCACGACAGCCGATGACGCCGTTCGGGCCCAGGTTCGCGCAGGCACGTCGCCGTGA